TCAATCCGTTTTTCACGGAGGATTACCAGTATGACATCGAAAAGCGGGACAGCATCAAGACACTGATACTCACCCTTTGGAAAAGGGAGGACGAACCGCCCCGACGTTCGGAAGAGGTGGCGCTCTCGAATGCAGTCAGCCTGTATATCGAAAAGATAAAGAAGAACCGGAAGATAAAGCCGAACTTCAACTCGTTCTATGACTTTGTAAGGAAGGACTACCGCAAAGTGCTGGCGGACAAGAACGTGCGGGAGAAGGACTTTGATGTGGACGGTTTTCTGAACGTGCTGGAACCTTATTATAAGAACGGTGAATACGGGTATCTGCTGAACTCGGACAAGGAACTGGATTTACTGAACAAACGGTTTATTGTATTTGAGTTGGATGTTGTGAAGGATAATCCAATCCTCTTTCCGGTTGTCACCATCATTATCATGGAGACGTTTATAAATAAAATGAGACGTTTGCAAGGTATCCGCAAGATGATACTGATTGAGGAAGCTTGGAAGGCAATCGCCAAGGAAGGTATGGCAAACTACATCCGTTATCTTTTTAAAACAGTCAGAAAGTTTTACGGAGAGGCGGTTGTAGTGACGCAGGAAGTGGATGATATTATCTCTTCCCCCGTTGTGAAAGAGACGATTATCAACAACAGTGACTGCAAAATACTGCTCGACCAGCGGAAGTATCAAAACAAGTTCGACCAAATACAGAACCTGCTCGGCCTGACGGACAAGGAACGCAGCCAGATACTTTCCATCAATCTTGCCAATGCAGCGAACCGCCTTTATAAAGAGGTCTGGATAGGGCTTGGCGGTACGCAAAGTGCGGTATATGCAACAGAAGTTTCGGCTGAAGAGTACCTTTGCTACACCACCGAAGAGACTGAGAAACTGGAACTTACCCGCCTTACGGAAAAGCTGGGCGGAAACATCGAACTGGCTATCAAACAACTTGCCGAAAGCAAACGGCAGGAAAACAAGTAACCATATTAATCTATAGAAGACAATGAGTAAGAAAGATTTATTAAGCCAATGCAGGGAAGCACTCGGAGATGCGACCCTGACCAATCTGGATTTGCTGAACCTGATCGGGGAAATGAAGAAGGAACTGGAAAATGACCGCATCTGCGGTCACTGAATGAACAAGGAAGGCGGCTCCACGCTGACAATCCGTAAATCCAACCATGTGACGGACGGATTCAAGGGATACAAGGCCACGCTGTTCGCCGGAGAAATGAGTTATACCGAAATCAATATCCCGCTCCGGAAAGGTGACGACCTTTTCCTGCACGGGAACAAGGATGCCGGATGTATCGGGTATTTCAGCGGAAGCGAGGTGTTGCTGTTCGGCTGTTACGGGCCGTTTGCCCGTGATGACGACAGTCGGTATTTACTTACTAAAGAAAGGAGATAGACGCATGAAAAAGAGAATGATAATTTTATTCATGGTACTGCTGTCCCTTTCGGTGACAGTCAAGGCACAATGGGCAGTGATAGACCCTACGAACCTTGCTCAAGGCATTGTAAACTCGGCCAATGAAATTGTACAGACTTCCACAACGGCACAGAACATGTGAAGTAACTTTCAGGAGACTGTAAAGATTTACCAGCAGGGAAAGGCCTACTACGACGCTTTGAAATCCGTACACGACCTCGTAAAAGGGGCACGCAAGGTACAACAGACTATCCTGCTCGTAGGTGACATCAGCGATATTTACGTGACCAATTTCAATACGATGATGGGCGACCCGAACTTCACCGTGGAAGAACTCTCGGCCATTGCTTTCGGGTATAACCGGTTGCTTGAAGAAAGCAGCAACCTGCTGCTGGACTTGAAGGAAGTGACTACGGCTACCGGACTCTCGATGACCGACAAGGAACGACTGGACATCATCAACCGGATATACGGCGAAGTGCTGGAATACAAGAACCTGACATGGTACTATACCCGAAAGAACATCGGCATATCGTACCTGCGCAGCAAGAAGAAGGGGGATTCCCAGCGGGTGCTTGCCCTGTACGGGACACACGACCAGCGTTACTGGTAATCATTCATCCTAAAAAAACAGATAAACTATGATATTACTATCAATAGATTGGACGAACCTGCATGAGTTGCTGCGTTCGCTTTACGATGAAATGATGCCGCTGTGCGAGGATATGGCCAGTGTGGCAAAGGGAGTGGCCGGTATCGGTGCCCTGTTCTATGTGGCCTACCGAGTGTGGCAGTCCCTTTCAAGGGCGGAAGAGATTGACGTGTTCCCGCTTTTCAGGCCGTTCGTGCTGGGACTTTGCATCATGTTCTTCCCCACTATGGTATTGGGGACAATCAACGGGATTCTTTCCCCCGTATGCAGTGCCACTTCCTCACTGGTGGAACAGCAGACTTTCGACATGAAGAAGTATCAGGAAGAGAAGGACGAACTGGAACGGGAAGCGATGCTGCGTGACCCGGCAAAGGCTTTCCTTGTGAGTGATGAGGAATTTGACAAGAAAATAGACGAGCTTGGCTGGTCGCTGGGGGACATGGACACGATGATAAACATGTACGGGCAGAAGGCGGTGTATGACATGGGGGAAAAGGTGAGGCAATGGTTCCGGGAACTGCTGGAACTCTTCTTTCAGGCAGCCTCGCTGCTGATAGACACGCTGAGGACTTTCTTCCTGATTGTCCTGTCCATACTGGGGCCTATCTCTTTTGCGCTGGCCGTCTATGACGGATTCCAGAGTACGCTCACCACATGGTTGTCACGCTATATCTGTATTTACTTATGGCTGCCCGTGGGCGACCTGTTCGGCGCTATCCTTTCACGCATACAGGTTCTGATGTTGCAGCAGGATATCAAACAGATGCAGGACCCGACGTTCATACCGGACGCATCCAACAGTGTGTATTGTATATTCATGATTATAGGTATCATCGGTTATTTCTGCGTTCCCACGGTGTCCTCATGGATTATTCAGGCAGGCGGTGCGGGAGCTTACGGGCAGAAGGTGGGCGGTGCCGGGAAAATGGCCGGAAACGGTGCGGCGGCAGTCGGTGGGGCAGTCGGTGGATCGGTAGCCGGACGCATCAAGAAAATGTTCTAAACGTATCACTTAAAAAAACAGAAAGAAGACATGGAGTTCAAATCATTAAAAAACATCGAGACATCGTTCCGGCAGCTACGGCTGTTCGGAATGGTATTCCTGGGAGTATGCGTACTGGTAACGGTCTTTGCCACCTGAAAGGCATACGAGTTTGCCGAGGCGCAACGGCAGAAAATCTATGTACTGGACAGCGGAAAATCGCTGATGCTGGCACTTTCGCAGGATGTGCAGCAGAACCGCCCCGTGGAAGCGAGGGAACATATCAGACGTTTCCACGAACTGTTTTTCACCCTGTCACCGGACAAGAGCGCCATTGAAAGCAACATCCAGCGTGCCCTTTACCTTTCGGATGAAAGTGCCATCGGTTACTACCGGAACTTGCAGGAGAAAGGCTACTTCAACCGGATGATCGCGGGAAACATCTCGCAGACGCTGACGGTGGACAGCATACAGGGGAACTTCAACAGTTATCCCTACGAGATGAAGACCTATAGCCGGCAGCACATCATCCGTTCGAGCAGCGTTACCGAAAGGTCGCTTGTCACCACCTGCCGTCTGAGGAATGTAACCCGGAGCGACAACAATCCGCAGGGCTTTCTGATAGAGAGTTTTACCATCATCGAAAACAGGGACATCGGACAGTATGAAAGATAACGGTATAAAAAAGGTCTTCCACTCGTTCAGAACGGAGAAAGACCGATATATAATAAAACTCCGCAGGCGGTGGCAACGGCTGAGCTACCGGCAGCAAAGGATTATCATCCTTTACCTGCTCGGACTCTTCGCCGCCATCGACCTTGCCTACATCGTGGGCGGTTTCTGCGGGACAGACAAATTTCCGATTGAGGTACAGCATCTCCAAAGGATTGCGCTTCCCCAAACGGACAGTATTCAACCATTAAAAAACAATGTATCCAATGACACAATCCGATAAGAAAGAAGAAAAGAATAAAGAAACGCAGAAAGCGGAACCTGTATCCGAAAAGGGGAAGAAGTTAAACCGCAAGGTTGCCGACAAGCTGAAATTCTATGGCGTGGTGACATTCCTCTCCCTGCTTTGCGCCGGGTTCATCTGGTTTCTCTTCAAACCGGACACACCCGAAACGGTGGAAGGGACGGCAGGAATCAATACGACGATACCCGACGCTATCGCACCGGAGACGATGGCCGACAAACAGAAGGCTTACGAACTGGAAGAAATGAAGAAACGCAGGCAGGAGAAGGTAAGAACCTTGCAGGATGTGGCCGGGGGCTATCTGACACCGGACACAACGGACGGGCTGAAACCGGAAGAAGATGTACCGAAAGCGGATGCTATCCGGGAGTCCAGAGAAAAACAGCGGCAGATTTCAAGACAGATCACCTCGTTCTATAAGGAACCGAAGGAGAGTCCGAGGGTGGACGAACTGGAACGGCAGGTAAAGGAGCTTAACGAAAAGCTGGAACGTGAACGGAAAGGACAAGACCCGCTGGAACTGATGGAAAAGTCGTATGAGATGGCG
This sequence is a window from Bacteroides thetaiotaomicron VPI-5482. Protein-coding genes within it:
- a CDS encoding conjugal transfer protein — encoded protein: MTQSDKKEEKNKETQKAEPVSEKGKKLNRKVADKLKFYGVVTFLSLLCAGFIWFLFKPDTPETVEGTAGINTTIPDAIAPETMADKQKAYELEEMKKRRQEKVRTLQDVAGGYLTPDTTDGLKPEEDVPKADAIRESREKQRQISRQITSFYKEPKESPRVDELERQVKELNEKLERERKGQDPLELMEKSYEMAARYFPGQTGGQVKNIQPAGGTGTGNPAAIAAGRATENVVSSLAVPPVPDTIPRNYGFATALGGGQLAGANTIPPCVDEDKKVTTGA
- the traJ gene encoding conjugative transposon protein TraJ, producing MILLSIDWTNLHELLRSLYDEMMPLCEDMASVAKGVAGIGALFYVAYRVWQSLSRAEEIDVFPLFRPFVLGLCIMFFPTMVLGTINGILSPVCSATSSLVEQQTFDMKKYQEEKDELEREAMLRDPAKAFLVSDEEFDKKIDELGWSLGDMDTMINMYGQKAVYDMGEKVRQWFRELLELFFQAASLLIDTLRTFFLIVLSILGPISFALAVYDGFQSTLTTWLSRYICIYLWLPVGDLFGAILSRIQVLMLQQDIKQMQDPTFIPDASNSVYCIFMIIGIIGYFCVPTVSSWIIQAGGAGAYGQKVGGAGKMAGNGAAAVGGAVGGSVAGRIKKMF